A genomic segment from Methanoplanus limicola DSM 2279 encodes:
- a CDS encoding 6-hydroxymethylpterin diphosphokinase MptE-like protein — translation MKFKDWEPHYTKILDYFGFEREGDEKAAVLSSELTDRDDINLLKKLCEGSTVTVCGNAPCLDPDIKKIKGKVLAADAASERLYKAGILPDAIFTDLDGCDESFIEMNDKGTIIVVHAHGDNIFLLKNWIPRFKGPLVITTQSEPFSNVHNYGGFTDGDRAAFTADEFGAEEIIFAGFDLDDRSVNPMKRGKLMIARDLLSEIGYEI, via the coding sequence ATGAAATTTAAAGACTGGGAACCCCATTACACAAAAATACTCGACTATTTTGGATTTGAGAGGGAAGGGGATGAGAAAGCCGCCGTCCTGTCATCTGAACTTACTGACAGAGATGATATAAATCTCTTAAAAAAACTCTGTGAGGGCAGTACAGTGACAGTATGCGGAAACGCACCCTGCCTCGACCCGGACATAAAGAAAATAAAAGGAAAAGTTCTCGCCGCAGATGCCGCATCCGAGAGACTATATAAGGCAGGCATACTTCCGGATGCGATATTCACTGATCTTGACGGCTGTGACGAAAGTTTCATTGAGATGAATGACAAGGGGACTATAATTGTTGTCCATGCTCACGGAGACAATATATTTCTCCTTAAAAACTGGATACCGCGCTTTAAAGGCCCGCTCGTAATCACAACCCAGTCGGAGCCATTCTCAAACGTCCACAATTATGGCGGATTCACGGACGGAGACAGGGCGGCATTTACGGCAGACGAATTTGGTGCGGAAGAGATAATCTTTGCCGGGTTTGACCTCGATGACAGATCAGTAAACCCTATGAAACGAGGAAAACTGATGATTGCCAGGGACCTCTTAAGTGAAATTGGATATGAGATCTGA